GTAGCCATGGGGCTTGGATACGGCTTAACAGAGGATTTGCCGCTGAAGGATGGAGTCCCACAGGTCAAATACGGAACTCTTGGACTGTTCAGGTCAACTCAAATGCCTCCGGTTGATGTTCATTTAATTGAGAAAAACAATCCTAACAGTGTAGCATACGGAGCGAAGGGGCTGGGTGAAATAGTGGTTATACCAGGTGCTCCGGCCTGCCAGAATGCTTACTATAAAAAAGACGGAAACTTTAGACATAAACTCCCTTTAGAGAATACAGCGTATAAAAAATAACAGAGCCTTATTTTGTATGAATGTCATCTAATTACGAAATATTTCGTGTTGCTAAAAAGGCCTCTTGCTATGTTGCCGTTTACGCAGCCAATCCACACTTATTTACGAATATGGTGCGAATGCCTGCCTGGACGGTGCTTGCATGGCTAAACTTTTAATTACATGGCATCCAAGGATGACATTTATATATATTAATGTTAAAATATTATTGGTGATAGCATGAAGGAGATCAAAGAAATATTAAGCATAGAAAAAGGCGATGTAGTATCAATAGTAGGAAGCGGCGGTAAATCAACGATGTTGTTTAAGTTGGCAAACGAACTTAGAAATGAATACAGGGTTCTTGCGAGCACAAGCACAAAAATAATGATGCCATCTGCAGGAGACTGCGATTATTTGTATTGTAATATAGAAAGTTATTTTATGAATAAACCAAATGCCAATAATTCAATTACCGTTGTGTCAAAAAAACTTGATTCCCTGACAAACAAATTAATAGGCATTGACGATGATGATTTGGAATGCATAGTTAAAGACTTTGACATAGTGCTGTTGGAATCAGATGGATCCCGCAATCTTCCTATTAAGGGCTGGAAGGATCATGAACCTCCTGTGCTGAAAAGAACAAACAAGACCATAGGTATTTTTCCTGCTGATTATATAAATAAAAGGGCAGAAAAAGACTTTATATATGGAATTGATGAATTTAATATATTAACTGAAAAAAGTGAATATGTTGATTTTGAGTCAATAAGGAAAATCTGTTCAAATAAAAATGGAATATTTAAAAACTCAAAAGGCAGTCTTTATTTGTTTTTTAATAAAGCTGAAACAAGAGAAGAAATAAATGTGGTGAAGGAACTATCAGATTATCTTAAAAAAAGTGCGGTAAATAAGCCTTATAACTTTAAAATTATTCTTGGCTCTTTGGAAAAAGGAGTATATTATGAATGTTGATGCAATAATAATGGCTGCAGGCTTATCAAAAAGAATGAATCAAAATAAGCTTAAGATGAAAATCGGCGACAAGCATATTTATGAATATATTTTTGAAGCAGTTAAGAACTGCACAGGTTGCTTCAAAGATGTTATTGTTGTTGCAAAAGATAATGATGTTTTACGAAAGGCTTCTGAAACAGGCTTTAATTATGTAAAAAACGAGGAGTCATTTTTGGGGCAGAGTGTTTCTATAAGGCTGGGAGTTCAAAAAGCCGGACTTGTGGATGGATTTATGTTTTTTGTTGCGGATCAGCCATATATAAAAGAAAAAACCATAAAAAAACTTTTAAAGGCATTTGAAGAAAATCCGGATAAAATTATTATTCCGTGCTGTAATCAGACTAATGGAAATCCAGTGATATTTCCGTATGTTTTTAGAGAGCAGCTAATGAATTTAAGTGGAGACGCTGGAGGGAAGTCTATAATTAAAAAAAATTCGGACGGTTTGTTAAATGTTGATTTTAAATCTGATTATGAATTTACAGATATAGATACCATGGAGGATTATGATAGAGCAGTAAAAAAGAAGGTGAAATATTGAACGGAGAAATAGTTGTAGTTAGAGGCGGCGGAGACATTGCGTCCGGTGTTATACAGAAACTTCACAGAGTCGGATTCAGGGTGCTGGTACTTGAACTGGAGAAACCGACTTCAATCAGAAGGACAGTATGTTTTTCTGAGGCAGTATACACAGGCAGAACAGAGCTGGAAGGAATAACTGCGGTTCGTGCGGAAAGTATAGTTGAAATTTACCACGCATGGGCAGAAAACTGTGTTCCGGTTGCAGTTGATCCGAAGGGTTCATGTATAAATTCTTTCAAGCCATTAGCTGTCGTGGATGCTATTATTGCAAAGCGAAACACGGGAATGCACAAGGATCTTGCTCCGGTTACTATAGCCATAGGACCAGGTTTTACGGCAGGAAAAGATGTAAGTGTTGTAATTGAAAGTAATCGCGGGCACAATATGGGAAGATTGATTTTTAATGGAAATGCGGAGCCAAATACCGGCAGGCCAGGAAACATTGCAGGATATACGATAGAAAGAGTTTTAAAATCTCCTAACGACGGAATAATAGAAGTAGAACACAGCATAGGAGATACTGTCAAACAAGGAGATATAATTGCAACCGTAAACGGCCACACCATAAGCGCACAAATTGACGGCATAATAAGAGGAATTATAAGAGGAGGGACATATGTTACAAAAGGATTTAAGGTGGGAGACATAGATCCTAGGATTGATCAGTTAAAGAATTGCTATACAATTTCCGATAAGGCGAGAGCAATTGGAGGCGCTGTTTTGGAAGCAATTATTATAGAGATAAAAGAACTTGATACTAAAGAATAAAAATTTATCCATTCCTATGATTGTATCATCAAGCCTAAGATTAAAAATCTGTTAAGATTTTTAATCTTTTTGTATTGTTTAAATGTAAATTTTTTGTTACAATTTAGAAAACATAGTCAAAAATTGTAATAAGGAGTTTGAATAAATGGCTAAAGTAATTTCTGTTACAAATCAAAAGGGCGGGGTTGGAAAAACAACTACAACAGGAGCGGTTGCGGCAGGTTTTAAATTAAAGGGATACCAGGTTCTTTGCGTGGATTTGGATCCGCAATCTAATTTAAGTTTTAGCTCAGGTGCTGAAACGGAAGACTGTGCCACAATTTATGAAATATTAAAGGGTGAGACAAAGACTTCGTTTGCAATCCAGAAAACGCCTTCATTTGATATTATTCCATCAAATATTTTGTTAAGCGGGATAGAGCTTGAATTTACTCAGACGGGAAGGGAGTACCTCCTTCGAGAAGCTCTAAATTCGGTAAAAGATAAGTATGATTATATATTCATAGATACACCGCCTGCATTGAGTATTTTGACAGTTAATGCATTTACTGCATCCGATAATATTATTATTCCCATGCTGGCAGATATTTTCAGCCTGCAGGGTATTGCCCAGCTTTCTGAGACAATTGACAGAGTGAGAAGGTACTGTAATCCTAGTCTGAAGGTTGAGGGGATAATTCTTACAAAATTTAACAAGAGAACAATCTTAAGCAGAGAAATTAAAGGTACCGCTGAGTTAATTGCTGAAAAGTTGAATACGGGGATATTAAACACCACAATAAGATCAAGTGTGGTAGTAATGGAGGCACAGACAAATCAACAGGATATTTATAGCTATGCACCTAAAAATGCGGCGGCAAGAGATTACATGGGTTTAGTTGAAGAACTTTTTGAAAGAGGGTTATAAGATGGCAAAAATCAAAAAAACTTTTGACAGAGAATTAATGTACAAAAAAATTATGCCGACAAATTTAAAAAGGGAAACAGAGCAAGTGCAAGATGCCCCTGTTGAATACGCACCAAATATTCCTGAAAAAAACAATTCTAAAGAAACAATTTTTCAAAACAAAGAATTAAATTTAATAAAAGAAGAAAAAAATAATGTGATTTTGTACAATGTTACAGAAAAACTTGTATTAAATAAATTGGATGCAACTCTTAAAAAAATGAATTGCTGCAGGTGTGATCGCTGCAAAGAGGATATTATAGCCATAGCACTAAACAATCTTAAGCCAATGTACATGGTTGCTACTAAGGATGAAATAACGCAAAAAATCCATGAAATAAGAGATATTGGAAGTGAAGTTACCACAGAAGTAATAAAAGCTGTGCTTACTGTCAGAAAAAATCCGAGACATTGAGACATTGATATAAAAATTAATATTTAACTAATATTTTATATCAATGTGACGATATAATAATTATGAATAATTATTATGAGGTGATCGTGTGCAGGATAATGTAAGTTCAATAAAAAATAGTTCAAATGAAGAAACATTAAAAAACAAATATCTTACTTTTTATACGGAGAATCAGCTGTTTGGAATTGCTATAGCTGATGTTGTTCAAATAGTCGGAATGCAAGAAATAACAGCCGTTCCAGAGTTCCCGTCCTATGCAAAAGGAGTAATTAATTTAAGAGGAACTATTATTCCCATCATTGATGTCAGGTTGAGACTAAAGAAACAAGAAATTGAATATAATGAAAGAACCTGCATAATAGTTACCGGTATAAACGGTGCTTATATAGGTTTTATTGTTGACTCTGTTAATGAAGTTGCAAATATTTATCTTGATAATATTTCAGAACCTCCGAATATGGGTTCGGATTACACAAATAAATACATTACAGGAATAGCTAAATTAGATAACAATATTGTATTGCTTATCGACTTGAAAAAAATACTTGATGAAAAAGAAGTTGAATTTATTACTTCGGCGGGGAATTAATATAATATTACTTGTTTAAGGAGAATAAAGTGAGTATAAAAAAAAGAAAACCAAAGATTAAAAGGTCTAATAAAAGAAAAATCAATATTAGCAATATTAAAATTTCAACAAGGTTGACTGTTGGTTTTGGAGTTGTATTTGTAATATTTGCGTTATCCATGGCGGTTTCGCTATATAACATAAATAGCATTGCCGGAGATATCAATGATTTTTATGAAGAATGTTACGAATCGGAAATATTAGCCTGGGAGACGAAGTTTTCTCTTGAAAATGTTGAAAAGTCGATATATAAATCAGCTACTACTCCTAGCAGGACGTTGATAAAGGAGTATACTGCGGAAATTACCAGCGGGATGAAATCAGCTAATGAATCTTTTGCACTTCTGAAAGTAATGTTGCATGATTATCCCAGTGTAGTAAGTCAAATTGAAAGTAATTTGAAAAAGGCTACTGAATTAAGCGATAAACTTGTAATTTTATTAAGTGAAAGCAGAAATACGCAGAGCCTGGAGATTCTTAATGAAGAATTAGCTCCCATATTGGATTCAATAGATTACACAATGACTGAGGTAAGCAAAAATCTTGATATAATTGCAAAGAATTTTGTTCAAAGTTCCAATGAAGCAAGCAGAAATTCATTGATAATATTGTCTTCGCTGGCGGTGTTCAGTTTTTTAATGTCTTTACTCTTAGGAGGAATTATTATAAGAAGCATAAATAGGCCTGTAAAAGAAATATCAGATGCAGCTAATGCAATAAGTGCCGGAGACTTAAATTATCAGGTTGAATATACATCAAGAGATGAGCTTGGAGAAGCTACCGCAACAATAAAAAGAACAATAGAGACATTAAAACTGTATGTAGGTGAAATAGATAGAGTATTGAATGAAATGGCTAAGGGCGATTTTACCGTCCATGTCAAAGAGAATTTTATAGGTGGATTTGCACCTATTAAAACATCTTTAGAACAAATTATAGATTCATTTAACGGAACTATGACAAAAATAAATGAGGCAGCATCACATGTCGAAAACGAATCAGAGCAAGTAGCAGGCGGCTCACAAGCATTATCGCAAGGAACAGCTGAACAGGCAAGTGCAATTGAGGAGCTTTCTGCAACCATAAATGAAATATCAGAGCAGGTAAAATTAAATGCACAAAATGCGAACAATGTAAGCACAATTACTCAGAATGCAGAGCAGGAAGTTAAGAAAAGCAGCATCCAGGTTGAGCATATGACAGATGCAATGTATGATATTAAAAAATCAACTGATGAAATAGCAAAGATAATAAAAGCAATCGATGAAATAGCGTTCCAGACAAACATACTTGCGTTGAATGCCGCTGTTGAGGCTGCAAGGGCCGGTTCAGCAGGAAAAGGGTTTGCTGTTGTTGCCGATGAAGTCAGGAATCTGGCATCAAAAAGTGCCGAGGCAGCACAGAGTACGGCGTTCTTAATTGAAAATTCAGTAAAATCTGTTGAAAAAGGTGCTGAAATTGCGGACGAAACAAAAAAATCTTTTGAACTGATGGCTAATGAAATAAGAAAATCAGTAAAGATGGTGGATGATATAACAGAGGCATCTAACGAACAGGCCGGCTCAATAATGCAAATTACTAAGGGTATTGAACAAATATCGGATGTAGTCCAGACTAATTCAGCTACATCTGAAGAAAGTGCGGCGGCGAGCGAGGAACTGAGAAGCCAGGCTGTGCTCTTAAAAGAACTGGTAGACCAGTTTGAGTTGAAAATATCAGAAGACGCAGAAAGCGCAGTATAAGGAGTGATATTATGAGCTATGATGTAGAACAAATAATAGAAGAAATAGAGTTTCCGTGGCTGATTTTTAAACTTAAAGGCAGCTTATATACAATAAATAGCAAGATGATTACATCGATTGTCATGAAGCCTGATGAGATAACTTATGTTCCGGGCGTTCAAACCTATATGAAGGGACTGATTCACTTAAGAGGCAATGTGGTTCCGCTGATTGATTTAAAAATGCTTTTTGAATTAGATAAAAATGAAGAAGATGATTTAAAGAGCGATAAGGAAATGGTTATAATTCTTGAGAAGGACAATTCGTTTGCAGGACTTGTTGTGGATGAAGTGCTGTCAGTTGAAGACATAACTGAATTTGAAGAGACTGAGGAAATAAAGAAAATATGCAGAGACGGTTTTGTAAAAGGTGTAGCTAAGGGAGACAAAAACGAAGACGTGCTGTTAATAGTAGATGAAGAAAAAATTATAAACGCGGCATAAAAAAATTATATATTCGGTTAATTTTTTGTATTCAAAGCCGATATTATTAACAGATGTCAGATAGGGGAAGTATTTATGAAAATCCAAAATATAAGTAATTATATGAATTATAAGGCAAGTACGAGAACTGTAAAAAATGAAGAAAGTGTAAAATCTAAAAAATTTGATGTCATAGAGATAAAAAGCAGTACTGATCAAGATGAGTTGAAACTGACTTCAATAAAAAAAGATGTTACCAATAAAATAAATAAAGAAACAGATGCGGAAAAAATAAACAGAATAAAAGAAAGTATAAACAATAGGACATACAGCGTTGATGTAGAAGAAATAGTCAATAAACTATTAAAATAAGAGGATTATATGGACGTTTTAATAAAATTGTTGGAAGAAAGTTCTAACCTATATAAAAATTTTCTTGAATTAGAATATAAAAAATATGATACGGTCATAAAAAATGATATTGAAACATTAGATGACATTGTTTCGAAGGAACAGGCATACTATCTGAAAATCAGAGGCATTGAACAGAAAAGAGAAAAGCTGCTTGATTCAATGGGATATAAAAATATGACGCTTAAGGAAGTTATAGAAGCTGCTGATGATAAGAAAGCAGCGATGCTGAAGGAAAAATATGAAGAGTTTGCTAAAATTATAGCTGAAGTCAAAAAGATAAGCGATTTGTGCAAAACAATTATTAAAGTTCGTATGCACAGAATAGACAGAGCGATAAAGCAACTGGGAGAAAAGGAAAATACGTACACGGTGCAGGAATCGAAAAACAAAACAAAAAGCCTGTTGCTTTCAAAAAAAATATAGCAAGGAGTAATACATGCTTAGATCAACATTTTTAGGATATAAGGTTGCTACAAGTGCACTAACAGTTAATCAAAATATGATCGATATTGTGGGACAAAATTTATCAAAT
Above is a window of Sedimentibacter sp. MB35-C1 DNA encoding:
- the yqeC gene encoding selenium cofactor biosynthesis protein YqeC, giving the protein MKEIKEILSIEKGDVVSIVGSGGKSTMLFKLANELRNEYRVLASTSTKIMMPSAGDCDYLYCNIESYFMNKPNANNSITVVSKKLDSLTNKLIGIDDDDLECIVKDFDIVLLESDGSRNLPIKGWKDHEPPVLKRTNKTIGIFPADYINKRAEKDFIYGIDEFNILTEKSEYVDFESIRKICSNKNGIFKNSKGSLYLFFNKAETREEINVVKELSDYLKKSAVNKPYNFKIILGSLEKGVYYEC
- a CDS encoding nucleotidyltransferase family protein, coding for MNVDAIIMAAGLSKRMNQNKLKMKIGDKHIYEYIFEAVKNCTGCFKDVIVVAKDNDVLRKASETGFNYVKNEESFLGQSVSIRLGVQKAGLVDGFMFFVADQPYIKEKTIKKLLKAFEENPDKIIIPCCNQTNGNPVIFPYVFREQLMNLSGDAGGKSIIKKNSDGLLNVDFKSDYEFTDIDTMEDYDRAVKKKVKY
- the yqeB gene encoding selenium-dependent molybdenum cofactor biosynthesis protein YqeB, with the protein product MNGEIVVVRGGGDIASGVIQKLHRVGFRVLVLELEKPTSIRRTVCFSEAVYTGRTELEGITAVRAESIVEIYHAWAENCVPVAVDPKGSCINSFKPLAVVDAIIAKRNTGMHKDLAPVTIAIGPGFTAGKDVSVVIESNRGHNMGRLIFNGNAEPNTGRPGNIAGYTIERVLKSPNDGIIEVEHSIGDTVKQGDIIATVNGHTISAQIDGIIRGIIRGGTYVTKGFKVGDIDPRIDQLKNCYTISDKARAIGGAVLEAIIIEIKELDTKE
- a CDS encoding ParA family protein — translated: MAKVISVTNQKGGVGKTTTTGAVAAGFKLKGYQVLCVDLDPQSNLSFSSGAETEDCATIYEILKGETKTSFAIQKTPSFDIIPSNILLSGIELEFTQTGREYLLREALNSVKDKYDYIFIDTPPALSILTVNAFTASDNIIIPMLADIFSLQGIAQLSETIDRVRRYCNPSLKVEGIILTKFNKRTILSREIKGTAELIAEKLNTGILNTTIRSSVVVMEAQTNQQDIYSYAPKNAAARDYMGLVEELFERGL
- a CDS encoding late competence development ComFB family protein, whose amino-acid sequence is MAKIKKTFDRELMYKKIMPTNLKRETEQVQDAPVEYAPNIPEKNNSKETIFQNKELNLIKEEKNNVILYNVTEKLVLNKLDATLKKMNCCRCDRCKEDIIAIALNNLKPMYMVATKDEITQKIHEIRDIGSEVTTEVIKAVLTVRKNPRH
- a CDS encoding chemotaxis protein CheW, giving the protein MQDNVSSIKNSSNEETLKNKYLTFYTENQLFGIAIADVVQIVGMQEITAVPEFPSYAKGVINLRGTIIPIIDVRLRLKKQEIEYNERTCIIVTGINGAYIGFIVDSVNEVANIYLDNISEPPNMGSDYTNKYITGIAKLDNNIVLLIDLKKILDEKEVEFITSAGN
- a CDS encoding methyl-accepting chemotaxis protein yields the protein MSIKKRKPKIKRSNKRKINISNIKISTRLTVGFGVVFVIFALSMAVSLYNINSIAGDINDFYEECYESEILAWETKFSLENVEKSIYKSATTPSRTLIKEYTAEITSGMKSANESFALLKVMLHDYPSVVSQIESNLKKATELSDKLVILLSESRNTQSLEILNEELAPILDSIDYTMTEVSKNLDIIAKNFVQSSNEASRNSLIILSSLAVFSFLMSLLLGGIIIRSINRPVKEISDAANAISAGDLNYQVEYTSRDELGEATATIKRTIETLKLYVGEIDRVLNEMAKGDFTVHVKENFIGGFAPIKTSLEQIIDSFNGTMTKINEAASHVENESEQVAGGSQALSQGTAEQASAIEELSATINEISEQVKLNAQNANNVSTITQNAEQEVKKSSIQVEHMTDAMYDIKKSTDEIAKIIKAIDEIAFQTNILALNAAVEAARAGSAGKGFAVVADEVRNLASKSAEAAQSTAFLIENSVKSVEKGAEIADETKKSFELMANEIRKSVKMVDDITEASNEQAGSIMQITKGIEQISDVVQTNSATSEESAAASEELRSQAVLLKELVDQFELKISEDAESAV
- a CDS encoding chemotaxis protein CheW, with protein sequence MSYDVEQIIEEIEFPWLIFKLKGSLYTINSKMITSIVMKPDEITYVPGVQTYMKGLIHLRGNVVPLIDLKMLFELDKNEEDDLKSDKEMVIILEKDNSFAGLVVDEVLSVEDITEFEETEEIKKICRDGFVKGVAKGDKNEDVLLIVDEEKIINAA
- a CDS encoding flagellar biosynthesis anti-sigma factor FlgM codes for the protein MKIQNISNYMNYKASTRTVKNEESVKSKKFDVIEIKSSTDQDELKLTSIKKDVTNKINKETDAEKINRIKESINNRTYSVDVEEIVNKLLK
- a CDS encoding flagellar protein FlgN yields the protein MDVLIKLLEESSNLYKNFLELEYKKYDTVIKNDIETLDDIVSKEQAYYLKIRGIEQKREKLLDSMGYKNMTLKEVIEAADDKKAAMLKEKYEEFAKIIAEVKKISDLCKTIIKVRMHRIDRAIKQLGEKENTYTVQESKNKTKSLLLSKKI